A single genomic interval of Pseudochaenichthys georgianus chromosome 3, fPseGeo1.2, whole genome shotgun sequence harbors:
- the LOC117442740 gene encoding DELTA-sagatoxin-Srs1a-like, whose protein sequence is MAFAAVGAVGAVVGIGQAVAGALPTHRQCDIEVVNECTTFTLCNPRRYTSSGSCTTPLPPTVAPLKSGNAVFQKTPHTAKGTVGVFTYDLLNMCRNQTAEKIAVMFSVPYDFNLYSNWYAVGVFNKSKKCDYDLYREMYYKKDITFVRGKASGGVLTCEGKQVTIMATMSDAYQPVMKVHVMQN, encoded by the exons ATGGCTTTTGCGGCAGTCGGTGCAGTTGGTGCAGTTGTTGGAATTGGACAGGCAGTTGCTGGAGCATTACCAACACATCGACAGTGTGACATTGAGGTCGTGAATGAATGTACTACCTTCACTCTTTGTAACCCCAG GAGGTACACTTCAAGTGGAAGCTGTACTACACCTTTACCCCCGACTGTTGCCCCTCTCAAATCTGGGAATGCAGTGTTCCAAAAGACACCACACACAGCTAAAGGAACTGTTGGCGTCTTTACCTACGATCTCCTGAACATGTGTAGAAATCAGACAGCTGAGAAGATAGCTGTCATGTTTTCTGTGCCGTATGACTTTAACCTGTACTCCAACTGGTACGCAGTGGGAGTTTTTAATAAGAGCAAAAAGTGTGATTATGATCTTTATCGTGAGATGTACTACAAAAAAGATATCACGTTTGTCAGAGGTAAAGCGAGTGGTGGTGTTCTCACTTGTGAGGGGAAACAAGTCACCATCATGGCAACAATGTCAGACGCCTACCAACCTGTCATGAAGGTGCACGTGATGCAAAACTAA